The Rhodocytophaga rosea genome has a segment encoding these proteins:
- a CDS encoding bifunctional aldolase/short-chain dehydrogenase produces MSVSTNTFKHVSYLWDDAKAAAMEGDEVALLIYRSNLLGADLRLTNYGGGNTSCKAMAKDPLTGELKEIMWVKGSGGDLGTLKKSGLAALYVDRLRSLEYKYRGIEHEDEMVELFNHCIYDLSSKAPSIDTPLHGFLPFKHIDHLHPDAAIAIAAAKDGKQITQELFNGTIGWVQWQKPGFDLGLQLRQCLRDNPGIRGIMLGSHGLFTWGNTAYESYINTLEVIERCAQYIEDNLGKKGPVFGGARIESLPKEERLQKAAALAPILRGFCSSQTKMIGHFTDDERVLQYINSKDLDRLAPMGTSCPDHFLRTKISPLVLNLQPGEDVSNITAVKEKLAPQYDDYRKMYQQYYNTCKHPNSPAIRDANPVVHLYPGVGMFTFAKDKQTARVAAEFYINAINVMRGSEAISEYTSLPRQEAFNIEYWLLEEAKLQRMPKPKPLSGRIALITGSAGGIGKAIAKKFADEGACVIINDINTERMQGAMAEFQQTYGRDTAAASLLDVTKEDTIEKALDEAALAFGGVDIIVNNAGISTSKPLVDHSIEDWDKLYDILVKGQFLVSKAGVKVLRKQGFGGDIINIVSKNSVVAGPNNAGYGSAKAAQAHLTRLLAAELGPDKIRVNTVNPDAVIADSNIWAGGWAEGRAKAYGITVEELPAYYAKRTLMNEAILPADIANACYAFVGGFLDKSTGNILNVDGGVAAAFVR; encoded by the coding sequence ATGTCTGTTTCAACAAACACATTTAAACATGTAAGCTATCTGTGGGATGATGCAAAAGCAGCTGCTATGGAAGGAGATGAAGTAGCCTTATTAATTTACCGCTCCAATTTACTGGGTGCCGATCTACGGCTTACCAATTATGGCGGAGGAAATACTTCCTGCAAAGCCATGGCAAAAGATCCCTTAACCGGAGAACTCAAAGAAATTATGTGGGTAAAGGGTTCAGGAGGTGATCTGGGAACCCTGAAAAAGAGTGGACTGGCAGCATTATATGTAGACCGTTTGCGTAGCCTCGAATACAAATACCGGGGAATTGAACATGAAGATGAGATGGTAGAGCTGTTCAACCATTGTATTTACGATCTGAGCTCCAAGGCTCCTTCTATTGACACACCCTTACATGGATTTTTGCCTTTCAAACACATTGATCATTTGCATCCAGATGCAGCCATAGCCATTGCCGCTGCTAAAGATGGAAAGCAGATCACACAGGAACTATTTAATGGAACCATTGGCTGGGTACAGTGGCAAAAACCTGGCTTTGACCTGGGGTTGCAATTGCGGCAATGCCTGCGGGATAATCCTGGCATACGAGGCATAATGCTTGGTTCTCATGGCTTGTTTACCTGGGGAAATACAGCTTACGAAAGTTATATCAATACCCTGGAGGTGATCGAGCGGTGTGCCCAGTATATTGAAGATAATCTTGGCAAAAAAGGGCCAGTATTTGGCGGTGCCAGAATAGAGTCATTGCCCAAAGAAGAACGTTTACAGAAGGCCGCTGCCTTAGCACCCATTCTCCGGGGTTTTTGCTCCAGCCAGACCAAAATGATCGGGCATTTTACAGATGATGAGCGGGTACTCCAGTATATTAATTCCAAAGACCTCGACCGGCTGGCACCTATGGGTACTTCCTGTCCGGATCATTTTCTGAGAACGAAAATCAGTCCGCTGGTGCTGAATCTGCAGCCAGGTGAAGATGTATCAAATATCACTGCCGTAAAAGAAAAGTTAGCGCCGCAGTATGATGACTACCGCAAGATGTACCAGCAGTATTACAATACATGCAAACATCCGAATAGTCCCGCTATCCGGGATGCCAACCCGGTGGTGCATCTGTATCCTGGAGTAGGTATGTTCACCTTCGCTAAAGACAAACAGACTGCCAGGGTAGCGGCTGAATTTTATATCAATGCCATCAATGTGATGCGAGGCTCTGAAGCTATTTCCGAATATACCTCTTTGCCCCGGCAGGAAGCTTTTAACATTGAATACTGGCTATTGGAAGAAGCCAAATTACAGCGAATGCCCAAACCCAAACCACTGAGTGGAAGGATCGCATTAATTACCGGGAGTGCCGGAGGAATAGGTAAAGCTATTGCCAAAAAATTTGCAGACGAAGGTGCTTGTGTGATCATTAATGATATCAATACTGAAAGAATGCAGGGTGCCATGGCTGAGTTCCAGCAAACCTATGGACGGGATACAGCGGCTGCTTCATTACTGGATGTAACCAAAGAAGATACGATTGAAAAAGCATTGGACGAAGCCGCTCTGGCTTTTGGTGGCGTAGATATTATTGTAAATAATGCTGGCATTAGTACATCAAAACCTTTGGTAGATCATAGCATTGAAGACTGGGACAAGCTCTATGATATTTTAGTAAAAGGACAGTTTCTGGTGTCGAAAGCAGGTGTAAAAGTATTGCGTAAACAAGGTTTTGGTGGCGACATCATAAATATTGTATCCAAAAACTCTGTAGTAGCCGGTCCCAATAATGCAGGCTACGGTTCGGCAAAAGCAGCCCAGGCACATCTCACCCGTTTACTGGCAGCTGAGTTAGGTCCGGATAAAATCCGGGTGAACACCGTAAATCCTGATGCGGTGATTGCAGATTCCAATATCTGGGCCGGTGGATGGGCAGAAGGACGGGCAAAAGCTTATGGCATTACGGTGGAGGAACTGCCTGCGTATTATGCCAAGCGTACCCTGATGAATGAAGCCATTTTGCCTGCTGATATTGCCAATGCCTGCTATGCTTTTGTAGGTGGTTTTCTCGATAAATCGACAGGAAATATATTGAATGTAGATGGAGGAGTGGCTGCTGCTTTTGTAAGATAA
- a CDS encoding alpha/beta hydrolase has translation MMNTLRLMILFLLVSISAMAQQIIPLYQGVIPNSTGYKMKELPVEYKQMKAGIRSVSEPSLSVYLPSSQTANGCAVIICPGGGYAVEMTVPEGKVIAETFVKHGITAFVLKYRLPSDSIMKDKSIGPLQDAQQAIKLVRQRAKEWSLDVNKIGIMGFSAGGHLAATAATHFNKAYIPNKESMNLRPDFAVLIYPVISFTDQLTHKGSRDLLLGINPSAEQIKLFSNEQQVTEQTPPTWLTHTGDDKLVSVENSIQFYQALIKNKVPAEMHLYPKGDHGFVLSQPTEEWMQPLFAWMGKNGWMK, from the coding sequence ATGATGAACACCCTGCGGCTGATGATTCTGTTTCTGTTAGTGTCTATAAGTGCAATGGCGCAGCAAATCATTCCATTATACCAGGGAGTTATACCTAATTCTACCGGGTATAAAATGAAAGAGTTGCCGGTAGAATATAAACAAATGAAAGCTGGCATAAGAAGTGTTTCTGAGCCCTCTCTTTCCGTATATCTGCCCTCATCACAAACGGCGAATGGATGCGCTGTAATTATTTGTCCAGGTGGGGGTTATGCTGTTGAAATGACAGTGCCGGAAGGGAAAGTGATTGCTGAAACGTTTGTTAAGCATGGCATTACGGCTTTTGTTCTCAAATACCGTTTGCCTTCTGATTCTATTATGAAGGATAAATCGATCGGCCCTTTGCAGGATGCCCAGCAAGCCATCAAGCTGGTCCGCCAACGGGCAAAAGAGTGGAGCCTGGATGTTAATAAGATTGGTATTATGGGTTTTTCAGCAGGCGGGCATCTGGCAGCTACAGCCGCCACGCATTTCAATAAAGCGTATATTCCCAATAAAGAATCAATGAACCTGCGTCCTGATTTTGCTGTGTTGATATACCCGGTGATTAGTTTTACCGACCAGTTAACGCACAAAGGCTCCAGAGATCTTTTACTGGGTATCAATCCATCTGCCGAACAAATCAAACTATTCTCCAATGAACAGCAGGTAACGGAACAAACGCCTCCTACCTGGCTTACGCATACTGGCGATGATAAGCTTGTTTCTGTAGAAAACAGCATTCAGTTTTACCAGGCTTTAATTAAAAATAAAGTGCCCGCTGAAATGCATTTGTATCCCAAAGGTGATCATGGGTTTGTATTGTCTCAGCCCACAGAAGAATGGATGCAGCCTTTATTTGCCTGGATGGGTAAGAATGGATGGATGAAATAA
- a CDS encoding glycosyl hydrolase yields MSTAAFCQNTSLGSDSLHTGFVTVPNAAKPRVWWHWMNGNITKEGITKDLEWMNRSGIGGFQNFDASLFTPLVVPKKLVFMTPEWKDAFKHTTDLAQKLQLEMAIAGSPGWSVTGGPWVEPQDGMKKYVWSETRVTGGKTFTGKLPQPPSATGPFQQVEMGHSSLMGGSTKPLPTYYQDALVIAYRLPDNEKPLASFNPKVTSSGGTFMLAQLTDGNIVKTNFLPPVGVGQDMWIQYEFDKPQTFKAFSISGASQTALQEFNGGPENRTLKVSNDGVNFREVATIPGSIVPQNTLSIPATTAKYFRFAFKTLPPQPNMFAAMMGAKPETPKPEGVNVAEIVLHNTDRIHLFEDKAGFTPWKETGSISATAQADAIPSENVVDLTAQLKPDGSLNWKAPAGNWVVIRLGYSLTGRQNHPASPEATGLEVDKLDKAAVTKYINTYLDMYKDATGGQMGAKGLQYMVLDSYEAGHMTWTKAFLEEFAKRRGYDLKSWIPVLTGRVVKSVEESEKFLWDFRKTIGELIAENHYDVIGEALHQRGMKRYTESHENKRIYLADGMDVKRNADIPMSAMWTPGSLAGGADEEVRSKADIRESASVAHIYGKPFVAAESMTSVGNGFSFHPEKLKRTADMEMASGLNRFVIHTSVHQPLDDKKPGFSLGPFGQYFGRQETWAEQAKAWTDYLGRSCYLLQQGKQVADVLYYYGENTNITSVFNTKLPEVPGYEYDFVNATALLNVLEVKNGKIVTPGGMAYSVLVLDESARQMTLPVLKKLGDLVKAGAKVTGTKPEKSPSLSDNQAAFTTLVNEIWNNPNVSANKSVGEVLKSVNVAEDVLIKNPKAEILYVHRNTSDRDIYWLNSRSENVNEAEISFRVTGKAPELWNPQTGAVEKVSYQIRDGRTYIPLKFESWDAYFIVFKENTTLTSYTKPAVTEASVAQINGTWTVKFQEGRGAPQSATFTQLSSLSDNADAGIKYFSGTATYTNTFNLSGLDKKNRYVIDLGDVKNMAEVVVNGKSIGTLWKKPFRLDITNALKKGQNAVEIKVTNLWVNRLIGDAQPGVEKKITYTTMPFYQADAKLLPSGLMGPVKIVSLSSQAVSTKQASSLK; encoded by the coding sequence ATGTCAACTGCAGCGTTTTGCCAGAATACAAGTCTGGGAAGCGATAGTTTACATACAGGGTTTGTTACGGTACCTAATGCAGCCAAACCCCGGGTATGGTGGCACTGGATGAATGGCAATATCACCAAGGAAGGTATTACCAAAGACCTGGAATGGATGAACCGCAGTGGCATTGGCGGTTTTCAAAACTTTGATGCCAGCCTGTTTACGCCTTTGGTAGTCCCAAAGAAACTTGTCTTTATGACACCAGAATGGAAAGATGCCTTCAAACATACCACCGACTTAGCCCAGAAACTACAACTCGAAATGGCCATTGCCGGCTCACCCGGATGGAGTGTAACAGGTGGCCCCTGGGTAGAACCACAGGATGGGATGAAAAAATATGTATGGTCAGAAACGCGAGTAACCGGTGGAAAAACGTTTACCGGCAAATTACCTCAGCCCCCATCGGCTACCGGTCCTTTTCAGCAGGTAGAAATGGGACATTCTTCCCTGATGGGAGGTTCCACTAAACCTTTGCCTACCTATTACCAGGATGCGCTGGTGATTGCCTACCGGTTGCCTGACAATGAAAAACCGCTAGCCTCATTCAATCCTAAAGTAACATCCAGTGGTGGTACCTTTATGCTGGCCCAATTAACCGATGGGAACATCGTCAAAACTAATTTTCTGCCCCCTGTTGGAGTAGGGCAGGATATGTGGATTCAATATGAGTTCGACAAACCACAAACCTTCAAAGCATTTTCCATTTCCGGAGCCAGCCAGACGGCCTTGCAGGAATTTAATGGAGGGCCAGAAAACAGGACATTAAAAGTGAGCAATGATGGCGTTAATTTCCGTGAAGTGGCAACTATTCCCGGAAGCATCGTGCCGCAGAATACATTGAGCATTCCAGCTACTACAGCGAAATATTTCCGGTTCGCTTTTAAAACTTTACCCCCTCAGCCAAATATGTTTGCAGCTATGATGGGAGCAAAACCAGAAACACCGAAACCTGAAGGGGTGAACGTGGCTGAAATCGTATTACATAACACCGACAGAATTCATCTGTTCGAAGATAAAGCAGGTTTTACGCCCTGGAAAGAAACAGGTTCTATATCTGCCACTGCCCAGGCTGATGCCATTCCAAGCGAAAATGTGGTGGACTTAACCGCTCAACTAAAACCCGATGGTTCGCTGAACTGGAAAGCGCCTGCCGGAAACTGGGTGGTGATACGTTTGGGCTATTCATTAACCGGCCGCCAGAATCATCCGGCGTCTCCGGAAGCTACCGGCTTGGAAGTAGATAAACTCGACAAAGCAGCCGTTACAAAATACATCAATACCTATCTGGACATGTACAAAGATGCTACCGGCGGACAAATGGGCGCAAAAGGATTACAATACATGGTTCTCGATAGTTACGAAGCAGGCCACATGACCTGGACCAAAGCTTTTCTTGAAGAGTTTGCCAAACGCCGGGGGTACGATCTCAAATCCTGGATACCAGTGTTAACCGGACGGGTGGTAAAAAGTGTGGAAGAGAGCGAGAAGTTTTTGTGGGATTTTAGGAAAACCATTGGTGAACTGATTGCAGAGAATCATTACGATGTGATTGGTGAAGCCTTGCATCAACGGGGTATGAAACGTTATACAGAATCTCACGAAAACAAACGGATTTACCTGGCTGATGGCATGGATGTAAAACGCAATGCCGATATACCGATGTCTGCCATGTGGACGCCCGGCAGTCTGGCTGGTGGGGCAGATGAGGAAGTACGCAGCAAAGCTGACATCCGGGAATCTGCATCGGTTGCCCATATTTATGGAAAACCTTTTGTAGCCGCCGAATCCATGACCTCCGTTGGAAATGGTTTTTCTTTCCACCCTGAAAAGCTAAAACGTACCGCCGATATGGAAATGGCTTCCGGCCTGAACCGGTTTGTGATCCATACTTCTGTACACCAGCCATTGGATGATAAAAAACCTGGTTTCTCTTTAGGTCCTTTTGGTCAGTATTTTGGCCGCCAGGAAACCTGGGCGGAACAAGCCAAAGCCTGGACGGATTACCTGGGCCGGAGCTGTTATTTATTGCAGCAAGGTAAACAGGTAGCAGATGTGCTGTATTATTATGGAGAGAATACGAATATCACTTCTGTATTTAACACAAAACTGCCAGAGGTTCCAGGCTACGAATATGATTTTGTGAATGCCACTGCACTGCTGAATGTATTGGAGGTGAAAAATGGCAAAATTGTAACGCCAGGCGGAATGGCCTATAGTGTGCTTGTTCTGGATGAAAGTGCCAGACAGATGACCTTGCCGGTACTGAAAAAATTAGGCGATTTGGTAAAAGCTGGCGCTAAAGTGACCGGCACTAAACCAGAAAAATCGCCTAGCCTTAGCGACAATCAGGCAGCGTTTACAACCCTGGTGAATGAAATCTGGAACAACCCGAATGTATCGGCTAATAAATCTGTAGGGGAAGTGTTAAAGTCGGTAAATGTAGCAGAAGATGTACTCATTAAAAATCCCAAAGCAGAAATATTATATGTACACCGGAATACAAGTGACAGAGACATCTATTGGCTCAACAGCCGCAGCGAAAATGTAAATGAGGCAGAAATCAGTTTCCGGGTAACAGGCAAAGCGCCTGAATTATGGAATCCACAAACTGGTGCCGTAGAAAAGGTATCCTATCAGATAAGGGATGGCCGTACTTATATACCGCTTAAATTTGAATCCTGGGATGCCTATTTCATCGTTTTCAAGGAAAATACTACCCTAACCTCCTATACCAAGCCAGCTGTAACAGAAGCATCCGTTGCTCAGATTAACGGAACATGGACTGTTAAATTTCAGGAAGGGAGAGGAGCGCCACAAAGTGCAACATTCACACAGTTAAGCTCATTATCTGATAATGCTGATGCTGGCATCAAATACTTTTCAGGAACTGCTACATATACCAATACTTTTAACCTTTCCGGACTCGACAAGAAGAACCGCTATGTGATTGACTTAGGCGACGTAAAGAATATGGCTGAAGTAGTAGTAAATGGGAAAAGTATCGGCACTCTCTGGAAAAAGCCATTCCGCCTGGATATTACCAATGCTTTAAAAAAGGGACAAAATGCTGTAGAAATCAAGGTGACCAACCTGTGGGTAAACCGCTTGATCGGCGATGCACAACCTGGCGTAGAGAAAAAGATCACCTATACCACCATGCCTTTCTACCAGGCAGATGCTAAGCTGTTGCCTTCCGGGTTAATGGGGCCAGTAAAAATAGTATCCCTGAGCAGTCAGGCGGTATCAACTAAACAGGCTTCTTCTTTAAAATAA
- a CDS encoding AraC family transcriptional regulator, producing MKTFRRYFKFSDDKLDNSLSVVIHTLGYHIHPANTSYPDAGHPESHYFDWEKGRRLKEYQILYICKGEGIFEATGMPPQLIEAGTVILLYPGIWHRYKPMLQSGWEEYWVGFSGSFAKHLLEQECFNPQNPIIKVGFNSEFLATFERLLDVVEIRDESYQKLASFLLIQLLGILYSSVLLSNQKFSRKEKVVGDIKKEINDSWQKDIDFEQLANKNGVSYAWLRKTFKEVTGTSLNQYHLSIKLRNAEQLIYESDSTLSEIAYTCGFESVQYFSRIYKSKMNINPSDLRKGS from the coding sequence ATGAAAACCTTCAGGCGTTATTTCAAATTTTCGGATGATAAGCTGGATAATAGCCTCAGTGTGGTCATTCATACGCTTGGGTATCATATACATCCGGCCAATACTTCCTACCCCGATGCAGGCCACCCGGAAAGCCATTACTTCGACTGGGAAAAAGGGAGAAGGCTGAAAGAATATCAGATCCTCTATATCTGTAAAGGAGAAGGTATTTTTGAAGCTACCGGTATGCCTCCTCAACTCATTGAAGCAGGCACAGTGATTTTACTATATCCTGGCATCTGGCATCGCTATAAGCCCATGCTCCAATCCGGCTGGGAGGAATACTGGGTGGGGTTTTCCGGCTCATTTGCCAAACATTTATTAGAACAGGAATGTTTTAATCCGCAAAATCCAATCATTAAAGTAGGTTTTAATTCGGAATTCCTGGCTACATTCGAACGCTTGCTGGATGTGGTAGAAATCCGGGATGAATCGTATCAAAAACTGGCTTCTTTTTTACTCATTCAACTGCTGGGCATTCTGTATTCTTCGGTATTGCTTTCCAACCAGAAGTTTTCAAGAAAAGAAAAAGTAGTAGGCGATATCAAAAAAGAGATCAACGACAGCTGGCAGAAGGATATAGATTTTGAACAACTGGCCAACAAAAATGGCGTGAGTTATGCCTGGCTACGAAAAACGTTTAAAGAAGTAACTGGTACCTCTCTGAATCAATATCACTTGTCCATTAAGCTCAGAAACGCCGAACAATTGATCTATGAATCTGACAGCACCTTATCTGAAATCGCCTATACCTGCGGCTTTGAATCGGTTCAATATTTTTCCAGAATCTATAAGTCCAAAATGAATATCAACCCCAGTGATTTACGGAAAGGAAGCTAA
- a CDS encoding GDSL-type esterase/lipase family protein yields MRPLILLCLLLNWVLTDIQAQQKVIPLYPGKAPGSESWTWQEKELFHQPYQSKLVYNVSQPTLTAYLPPAATANGTAVIVAPGGAFHILSIESEGIQVAKWLNSKGVAAFVLKYRLVRSLTDDPVAELAPKMRDFKKLDEINAPVVELAIADGLKAIEYVRSHADDYGVNPKRIGIMGFSAGGTVTMGTVFNSTSANRPNFAAPIYAYMNALKNQTIPADAPPLFICASTDDQLGMASHSTNLYNAWIGAKKIAELHMYEKGGHGFGMRKQDLPVDSWIDRFGEWLELQGLLWPEKPSGTTSQVTLKQVMERRKAAEERVRNDWAYFKKYETENKALTAVAAGEKRVVFMGNSITEGWKRADSSFFAGRPYLDRGISGQTTPQMLLRFRPDVIDLKPAVVVILAGINDIAQNTGPMTLEQTFGNIVSMAELAKVNHIKVVLSSVLPAYDFPWRPGLEPAEKVVKLNNMIKDYATRNNIVYLDYFSAMVDNQKGLKKELTYDGVHPTLAGYKVMEPLAEKAIAEALKRK; encoded by the coding sequence ATGCGACCACTCATTCTCTTGTGTTTGCTGTTAAATTGGGTATTAACAGATATACAGGCACAGCAAAAAGTTATCCCCTTATATCCTGGCAAAGCACCCGGTTCTGAAAGCTGGACATGGCAGGAGAAAGAGCTATTTCATCAGCCCTACCAGTCGAAATTAGTATACAATGTATCGCAGCCTACACTCACAGCTTATTTACCGCCAGCCGCCACAGCGAATGGTACCGCCGTTATTGTAGCGCCAGGCGGCGCTTTTCATATCCTCTCCATCGAAAGCGAAGGCATTCAGGTAGCCAAATGGCTGAATTCTAAAGGAGTGGCTGCCTTTGTATTAAAATACCGTCTGGTACGCAGCCTCACCGATGATCCGGTGGCAGAACTAGCGCCTAAAATGAGAGATTTTAAGAAACTGGATGAGATAAATGCCCCGGTTGTTGAATTGGCTATAGCGGATGGATTAAAAGCAATAGAGTACGTTCGTTCGCATGCAGATGACTATGGCGTGAATCCCAAACGGATTGGCATTATGGGCTTTTCAGCAGGCGGCACGGTTACGATGGGTACGGTGTTTAATTCCACTTCCGCTAACCGCCCTAATTTTGCAGCCCCTATTTATGCCTACATGAATGCATTAAAGAACCAGACCATTCCTGCAGATGCACCGCCGCTTTTTATCTGTGCCTCCACCGACGACCAGCTGGGTATGGCTTCCCATAGCACTAATTTATACAACGCCTGGATCGGGGCAAAGAAAATAGCAGAATTGCATATGTATGAGAAAGGTGGACATGGGTTTGGCATGCGCAAACAAGATTTACCTGTGGATTCATGGATAGACCGTTTTGGCGAATGGCTGGAATTACAAGGCTTATTGTGGCCAGAGAAACCATCTGGCACTACATCGCAGGTTACGCTCAAACAAGTGATGGAACGGAGAAAAGCAGCAGAAGAGAGAGTACGCAACGACTGGGCCTATTTCAAAAAATATGAAACTGAAAACAAAGCCTTAACAGCAGTGGCAGCAGGAGAGAAGCGGGTGGTATTTATGGGCAACTCCATCACCGAAGGATGGAAAAGGGCCGATAGTAGCTTTTTTGCCGGCCGGCCATACCTTGACCGGGGGATCAGCGGCCAAACAACGCCACAAATGCTCCTTCGCTTCCGGCCAGATGTAATAGACCTCAAACCAGCGGTGGTGGTGATTCTGGCAGGCATCAACGACATTGCCCAGAATACAGGCCCGATGACATTAGAGCAGACTTTCGGCAATATTGTTTCTATGGCGGAACTGGCAAAAGTTAATCATATAAAAGTCGTCCTCAGTTCCGTGCTTCCGGCCTACGATTTTCCCTGGCGCCCCGGATTAGAACCCGCAGAAAAAGTAGTGAAGCTCAACAACATGATTAAAGACTATGCGACCAGGAATAATATCGTTTACCTGGATTATTTTTCTGCCATGGTAGATAATCAAAAAGGCTTGAAAAAAGAACTGACCTATGATGGGGTGCATCCAACTCTGGCCGGATATAAAGTGATGGAACCTCTGGCAGAAAAAGCCATTGCAGAAGCTCTGAAACGCAAGTAG
- a CDS encoding GH35 family beta-galactosidase, whose translation MLKPLKVYCLFIILLFACVKGFSQQFKPPHLEKKGNAIQLIVKDKPFLALGGEIHNSSVSTTASMRPIWLQMKQKNLNTVLVPVYWELMEPQEGKFDFTLVDSMIYGARKQNLHLGILWFGAFKTTYSTYVPSWIKTNTDTYPRAKNSKGESLPVLSVFSEANLKADAKAFKALMQHIRQVDEKYQTVIMAQVENEVGLFYEPREYSDAAKKAYSQGVPADLMQYFAANTGKLQPELDSIWKANGSKTSGSWEDVFGKSIMDDKNPKVFSYFPEEMFSTYHYTKFVGQLAAAGKEAYPIPMFVNAWPKAPGFTGVPGKYPSGGPVPHVLDIWRANAPAIDFITPNVYGPKRGVYHLVEQYHRPGNPVFIPEIRQGIEPANLAFWIYGTHDALCVAPFGIDGTTAEEDPFTKTFAAISQVQDLVLQHQGKGTMAGIFVDSTDKSQTFQLNGYTVKADLVVPRGGPAAASVAKRPVLAGGLIFATGPDEFIAVGKEYELTFTPQNPDPQKPQVDVEFLEEGKFVKGKWVTTRRLNGDEGTGGGGIGVVAPKNTKVGSLRFQKNPTDEYSIVRIKFYSY comes from the coding sequence ATGTTGAAGCCATTGAAAGTTTATTGTCTATTTATCATTCTGTTATTCGCTTGTGTAAAAGGATTTTCCCAGCAATTTAAACCGCCTCACCTGGAGAAAAAGGGAAATGCCATACAGTTGATCGTGAAAGACAAACCATTTTTAGCATTAGGTGGCGAGATACATAACTCAAGCGTTTCAACAACAGCTTCCATGCGGCCCATCTGGTTGCAGATGAAGCAGAAAAATCTGAATACAGTGTTGGTGCCTGTATATTGGGAACTGATGGAGCCACAGGAAGGTAAGTTTGATTTCACCTTGGTGGATAGTATGATTTATGGGGCAAGAAAACAAAACCTGCATCTGGGTATTCTTTGGTTCGGTGCCTTTAAAACTACCTATTCTACCTATGTTCCATCCTGGATAAAAACCAATACAGATACATATCCAAGAGCTAAGAATAGCAAGGGTGAATCTCTTCCGGTATTATCTGTATTTTCCGAAGCCAACCTGAAAGCTGATGCGAAGGCATTCAAAGCGCTCATGCAGCACATCCGTCAGGTAGATGAAAAATACCAGACAGTGATTATGGCGCAGGTGGAAAATGAAGTAGGTTTATTTTATGAGCCCCGTGAGTACAGCGATGCCGCAAAAAAGGCATATAGCCAGGGTGTGCCTGCCGACCTGATGCAGTATTTTGCAGCCAATACAGGGAAATTACAACCTGAACTGGACAGTATCTGGAAGGCAAACGGCTCCAAAACCTCCGGAAGCTGGGAGGATGTTTTTGGCAAAAGTATAATGGATGATAAGAACCCAAAAGTTTTTTCTTATTTCCCGGAAGAAATGTTTTCTACCTACCATTACACCAAATTCGTAGGACAACTGGCGGCAGCCGGAAAAGAAGCCTATCCTATACCGATGTTTGTGAATGCCTGGCCCAAAGCACCTGGATTTACCGGTGTTCCCGGCAAATATCCCAGTGGTGGCCCGGTGCCGCATGTACTGGATATCTGGCGGGCAAATGCACCAGCTATTGATTTTATTACGCCTAATGTATATGGACCCAAACGGGGCGTTTATCATTTAGTAGAGCAATACCACCGTCCGGGTAATCCGGTTTTTATTCCCGAAATCAGGCAAGGAATTGAACCAGCCAATCTTGCATTCTGGATCTATGGAACCCATGATGCTCTATGTGTGGCTCCGTTTGGAATTGACGGCACTACTGCTGAAGAAGATCCTTTCACCAAAACATTTGCCGCAATCTCCCAGGTACAGGACTTGGTTTTACAGCATCAGGGCAAAGGAACGATGGCGGGTATCTTTGTAGATTCAACAGATAAATCGCAAACCTTCCAGTTGAATGGCTATACTGTAAAAGCTGACCTGGTAGTACCCAGGGGTGGACCTGCGGCTGCATCTGTTGCCAAAAGACCTGTTCTGGCCGGAGGATTGATTTTCGCTACCGGTCCGGATGAATTTATTGCCGTTGGAAAAGAGTATGAACTTACCTTTACTCCCCAAAACCCAGATCCTCAAAAACCGCAAGTGGACGTAGAATTTCTGGAAGAGGGAAAATTTGTAAAAGGCAAATGGGTAACTACCAGGCGGCTAAATGGAGATGAAGGCACCGGCGGTGGCGGTATTGGCGTAGTTGCTCCTAAAAATACAAAGGTCGGCTCATTACGTTTCCAGAAAAATCCTACAGATGAGTATAGCATTGTGCGTATAAAATTCTACAGTTACTAG